Proteins co-encoded in one Nicotiana sylvestris chromosome 7, ASM39365v2, whole genome shotgun sequence genomic window:
- the LOC138873653 gene encoding uncharacterized protein, with protein sequence MVNNEGKLNPAAQLFHLNSSGISSTNGEGIVKINKPCQQIPSQDTLVNKVPNKTPNTQAEGSKSATFKERVQGCGGRLWDTQREYDSEENEVPQGAQADEEPNEKDKDEDEQSENGEHQANDNNTTKITEIRNYEGRDQEVNDPGGTKDDQIQISQEDPQGHNTTDKEKQQRHKTKILNITVTMEKNQLQLLKRGEEKAFVPKRNAFGATSGSKEDNEEGEEPGKSRYDMDQESTTQHLMNAARQGDLSPTQVTKAKSAAKGKKKQQKDNHVVPKAGVHTRRMLTKSNNQ encoded by the exons atGGTCAATAATGAGGGAAAGTTAAATCCTGCAGCACAACTTTTTCATCTTAATTCATCGGGGATTAGCTCGACTAATG GAGAGGGAATAGTGAAGATCAATAAACCATGCCAGCAAATACCATCACAAGATACATTAGTGAACAAGGTACCTAATAAAACTCCAAATACTCAAGCAGAAGGGTCAAAATCAGctacatttaaagaaagagtgCAAGGCTGTGGAGGCAGGCTATGGGATACACAAAGGGAATACGATTCAGAGGAGAACGAAGTACCACAAGGAGCACAAGCTGATGAGGAACCTAATGAGAAGGACAAAGATGAAGATGAGCAAAGTGAAAATGGAGAGCACCAAGCCAATGACAACAACACAACTAAAATTACAGAAATTAGAAACTATGAAGGAAGAGACCAAGAGGTAAATGATCCTGGAGGAACAAAAGATGATCAAATTCAGATATCACAAGAAGACCCACAAGGACACAACACAACAGACAAGGAGAAACAACAAAgacataaaacaaaaatattgAATATTACTGTTACAATGGAGAAAAATCAGTTGCAGCTGTTAAAAAGAGGAGAAGAGAAGGCCTTTGTCCCTAAAAGGAATGCATTTGGAGCTACATCAGGAAGTAAGGAAGAcaatgaagaaggagaagaacctggtaAGTCAAGATACGACATGGATCAAGAATCAACTACACAACACCTTATGAATGCGGCAAGGCAAGGTGACTTATCACCTACGCAAGTGACAAAGGCAAAATCAGCTGCAAAAGGCaagaagaagcaacaaaaagATAATCATGTAGTACCAAAGGCTGGGGTGCACACAAGGAGAATGCTAACGAAATCCAACAATCAGTAA